The segment TCTCACTGCCGCTTGTTAATATCAGGGAGACCTTCAGGAAGGCAGTTGAGCAGGGTCTGATCGATAATGAGACCTGCAAAGGGCTGATCGCGATAACAAAGAGGATCCATTACCCTCAGAGAAGTTATCTTGGTATTATAAAAAAGGCAGTTGAAGAAGGACTGCTGGAAGATGCAGAACCCCTGCTGGGCTACTGCAGGAACAATGCATCGGATGTAAAAAGGGAAGATGCAATTCTTGTTCTGAAGAAAGTCAAAGAGATCCTGGACGCAGGGGAATGATGTTCATTCCTCATGGGTTTCGTGATGGCTATGTTTGAGGTTGCAGCTGTCATGCTCGATCCTGCCACAAACTCCGAATGTAGGATGGCCCATAGAGTCGCAGATCGTGTTGATCGCCTTTTTTGATACATAAGCCTCAAACCTTGCAACCTCTGCACATGATTCTTCTGCAGTGAGGCCGTAATGGTTCAGCATCAGGCTCAGGATCCTATGCCTTCTCAAAAGGAAGTGTGCATATTCCTCTCCTTTTTCCGTAAGGCTGAAACCCCTGTATGGCACATGGTTCACATATCCGGATGAAGCAAGCTCATTAATAGCCTTGGTTATGGTAGAGGGGTCCACTCCCATGTGGGCGGAGATCTCAGTGGTGCGAACATTGTCACCCTTCTCAAAGAGATATTTTATGTATTCTATCTTCCTTGGTGACAGCTCCAGTCCTGTCATATTGTCCATAAGGAGGGTTACGCATGTATTTATTTAAAATTTGCGTCCTCCCCAAAAATGATTCCTTTTCATTTTCCTGTTGCATGCTTGTCAAGAAAATGATCGATGAGGGCTCGCGAGATGCTCTTCTTTTGCGGAAGCTTTGGGATATCTTTCACGTGGAACCAGGCTGCATCTTCGATCTCTTCCGGATCGATGTCTATCTCGCCTTCTGCAAAGTTCGCTGTAAATCCTATCATGAGTGATGAGGGAAATGGCCATGGCTGGCTTGCGAAATAGGTGAGGTCCTTCACAGAAACGCCGACCTCTTCCCTGATCTCCCTGTGGGCAGCGTGCTCAATGGTCTCTCCGGCTTCCACAAAACCGGCCACAAGCCCGTATATGCCTTCCGGGAAGTTCCTGGACCTTGCCATAAGGAGGTGCTCGTCCCTTTCTATAAGCACAATAACAGCAGGGCTGATTCGGGGGTAGGCTATATGGGCACAATCATGGCATTGCATGCCCGTCTCTTTCGGGATATATTCTGTAGTTCCTCCGCAGATTCCGCAGTATTGGTGAGTGCGGTAGAAATCAGCCATCTGGACTGCCCTTGAGGCAATTCCAAGCATTTCCTCATCGATCACACCATACAGCTCATGAAGGTCGAAGTATTGCATATCTTCTTCACATAGCTCTTCTTCCATCTCAAAACAGTAGCATGGTGTGCCATTAATAGTTCCGATATAGATGACCTCAGTTCCATTAATGACCTTCTCCTCAGGACTGTATTCAAAATACTCTTCCGGCCGACTTGCAGAATCGATCAGGATCTTTCTCATGTGAACGGGAAAATAGAGTGCTTTTCCTTCCGTATTGTTCTCGTTTCCGTGGAATTCCAGCTCCTCGCTGGCAAAAGAAGGTCTATACTGAGTGTTCATAACATCACTTCTTTGAGGTATCGTCCTTAAAGGAGTTAACGCCTGTAATACATGGTCTGCAGACAAAATTTAAAATAAGGAAGTGCCTGCGTAAAGGCTCCACAGGTACAGGGCTGCAATTCCTATAGCAGCTATCAGTATGAGTGTATTCCTTGAGCGGCAATATAGCTCCTTTGATCCGGATATTCTTATGAGTACCAGTTTGTTAAGCGTACTGATGATCCCTGCAGCCACTGCTGTCTGTGCAGCTACCGTATACGACACGTTCCCTGAGAATGCAAGGGCTGCTACTGAGGCGGTGACGGCTGAACTGCTTACCAGTCCTCCAAGGGCGGATGCGTAGACACCGGCATCACCAAGGAATTCGCTTGAAATGCTTGTGACCACAAGCAGGATGGTAAAGATCGCACCGAACCTGAATGCAGGCTTTAGTGCAAAAGGTGAACCGATCTCCAGTGGTTCGGTCATTATGTCGTTCTTTTTTCTTCGGATGATCACTATTCCGATCGTGATTATGAGCATTGCTAATTGTGGTGGTAACATCATCAGCATTGTGGATGCAGTGGGGTCAACTATCAGTGCGATCAGGGTGTTGCTGATTATCATGGAAATATTGGACATCAATACTCCGATGTACAATGCATCCATCAGGCTGGTCCTGTTCTTTGCCATTGTTGCAAGTGCAGCGGTGGTCGCCTCACTGCTTATGAACCCTCCGAAAAGGCCTGAATATGTAATTCCACCATCCGTTCCGAACTTCTTGAGGGATATGTAGCTGATAAAACCTATGAACATTACCAGGACCACAATTAGTATGGCAGATTTCAGGTTCAGTACTCCCAATACAGGCTCTTCCGGCATCAGCGGATAAAGGATAAAGGCGACAACAAGGAACTGAACCGCGTTGAGTATCTCCTCATCGGAGAGGTGCTGTGCGAAGGAGTGAAGTGGTTTTTTCTCGATCAACAGGAGTGTTATAAGCACAGCTATTATTATGGCAAAGAGGAATCTGCCTGTGGATACCAGTACGCCAAGCAGGTAGGTCGAGAACAAGGCAATGGAACTGGTCATTCCGAGCTTGCCGCTTGTTGTGTATATTCTGTAAACCAGTACAAAACAGGAAGCGGCTATCAGTGCCGTAGCGATCTGCAGTATGGCGATGTTTATCACCTCTGCAACATAGGCAGCGAGCATTCCGCTAAGACATACTATTGCAAAAGTGCGCACACCTGCGAAGACTTCCTGGTCCTTGCGGCGGTGTTCCCTTTCTATACCTATCAGTATTCCTATTAACAGGGACAGTATAGCTTTTGTAAGGAAGTCGTATAGTACAGGGTCCAGTCCGATGTCAAACGTAAGCACAATGAAGCCCCTCGTAAAAGTAAAGAGATTTGGTGTTCGATCACTTTATATTAATAATATATATCTCATGAACCCTTATAGTATTTTTGAAGTCTTTATTATGTTGCCATCATTTCGGTATTTAATATGATTATTCGCTATTTGATGGCTCAAAAAGGGTGGGAGGTCCTATATTTGATCATCAGGCAGATATTTACAGACGGAATAGCTCATAGTTCATACCTTCTTGGAGGGAACAATACATGTGCAGTGGTCGATCCGGATCGCGACATCGATGTCTACATGGATGTTGCATCTGAGATGGGCTGGAAGATCACCCATGTCCTGGAAACCCATCTACATGCGGATTTCATCTCCGGCCACATGGAACTAATGGAAAGGACCGGTGCTAAGATAGTGGTCCCGGCTTCCGCGAATTGTATTTTCGATTCCATGAAGGTATCCAAAGGAGATTCATTTGAGATGGAGGACATGGTCATAGAGGTTCTGGAAACCCCGGGACACACGCCGGAGCATGTTTCCTATGTTGTCACTGACAGGTCCCGTGGTGAGGTTCCTGTTTGTGTATTCTGTGGTGATACCCTTTTTGTAGGCGATGTTGGAAGGCCTGACCTGTTCCCGGGAAGAGCAGAGGAGCTGGCATCAAAACTCCATGACAGCCTTCACGAAAAACTGCTGAAACTGCCTGATCATTGTGAAGTATATCCTGCACATGGTGCAGGTTCTCTGTGTGGAAGGTCCATGGCTGCAAAACGCAGTACCACCATCGGTTATGAGCGTCTTTACAATTATGCCCTGAACATCAGTGACCGGGAAGATTTCATCCATTCGCTTACTGAGAACATGCCTAAGGCTCCCGACCATTTCAGCCGTTGCAGCGAGGTCAACAAAAGGGGGCCGGAACTGCTTGATGATCTTCCTTCCCTGAAAGCTATCCCCCCTGCAGATTTCAGCAAAATGGTCGAAGATCCCGACACCGTTGTCCTTGATATCCGCTGCTATGAGGCATTCGGTGGACGTCATATCCCTGGCGCATACAGCATCGACCTGAAGAGTAATTTTGCCACATTCACAGGTTGGTTGCTTCCTCCGGACAGGAACATCCTGCTGGTTTCCGACTCTCCTGAACATGCATCCGAAGCAGCAGTATGGCTACACAGGGTAGATCTTGACAGGATCATCGGATTCCTTGAAGGGGGTATGCATGCATGGGCCATGGCAGGTCTTCCCACAGAACATCTCTGTCAGGTGTCAAGTCCTGAGCTTGACAACATGGTCAGGGATGAAGAAGAGTTTATTCTTGTGGACGTCAGGGCATCTTCCGAGTTCAGATCAGGGCATATCGACAGGGCAGTTAACATTCCTGTAGAAGAGATCAGACATTCTTACAAGGAGCTTGATCCCGGAGCAAAGACTCTGGTGATCTGTGGAAGCGGACATCGCTCCAGCATGGCTGCAAGCATTCTGCAACAGAATAATTTTAGTGATGTCCACAACGTTTCAGGTGGGATGACAGGTTACAATGCTGCAGGCTTTGGTCCGGATTGTCCGTTGTGTGCACTTCCATGGGCGTCTTCCGGGAAAGGGAAGAAGGATGAATAATAAAAGTAATAGGGCCATCAAAGGCTATGCTGTGTCAGCCCGAGTCCCTGGTCCTTGTCCACGTTAATGCTCTTAGGTCGGTACAACTTCCCTGCTTTCCAGGAATCAATTGCCTCCTGTACTGTAGCATCGGCACCTATGAAGATGTCAATATCATTTTTGTTCAGCAGGTCCACGATCTTCTGGCCTACTCCGGAACACAGGACAACGTCCACTCCGGCCTTTACCAGCAGTTCATGGGGTAATCCTTTTCCACCCACATGGACACTTGTGTTCTCCATGACCTCAACTTCTTCTGTTTCGCTGTCATAGATCGTGTATGTGGCAGCCTTTCCAAAATGAAGTTCGACCTCATCTTCCAATCCACCTTTTTCCGTGCTGGGTATAGCAATTTTCATATTCTCACCTTTTCCGGCGAAGAATATGTTCTCATTATTTGATATACTTCTGCATGGAAAGAAGTCAAAAAAATCCCGAAAAAACTGCAGTGGTCTGAAGGTATTAGATTGTACAACTGACGACCTGGGATGATCTGTCAGTTCTATTCAGATCTCAAAGCTGTACCCTGCCTCAATAGGTACAAAAGTATCCGGGAACATGCTTTTGATGGTATCGATGTTCGATGTACAGTGTCCGGCACCTATAAACTCCAGTCCTTCCAGAAGTTCATACTCCCTGCTATCATGCAGACCTCCAATGATGCCGCAGACCTCTCCTTCTGAAGCTGCCGCTCCGATTATGGCTTCCAGTCCCGGGTGTGCACATCCTGTGATGACGAAAATACCTTTTGCTGTTTCCAGCATCAGGGACTGCTCTTTAGGATTATTCCCGAGTTCACCTGTAGAAAAGACGTTGTTGCATATCCTGCATCTGTCGGTGACCTCATGCAAAGTGGAATGGGCAGATATCTCTTTTTTAAGTTTCTCTGAAAAGGACGCAGGGACAAAGACCTCAAGGTTCCTGCTGGTGTTCAATATCACCGGCAGACCACCTATGTGGTCCCAGTGCTGGTGGGAAAGCACGAGAATATCGATATTTTCGACAGGGATATTCAATTCCGACAGATTGTGCCTTAAAGCACAGCCATCCCACCCCGTATCAAAAAGTATCTTCCTATCCTCGGTCTCAATATAGCAGGAAAATCCCCACCCTTTCCTGAAAGGTGGTTTTGCTTCATTATCATAGACGATGGTGACCTTCATCACTTGTTCCCCATTCCGAAACGATTCCTCTGGTAATATCCGGAATAAAGTGCCCCTGCAGGATTGTGTGCAAGGACCCTGTCCTTTACAATGAAAGTCGTGACAGGTGCTTCGGAATACTTGTTGAACATTATGTCGTGGCCCATGCAGAGTCCCACTATGATGTTAAGGTCTGTTCCCACCCTGTTGAGCATCGTTGCCTGGGCAATGGGGTTGCAGGTTGTTTCCCTTCCCTCTCTGATCTTGTCCAGTCCGTACTTTTCCTTATCCACGCCACAGATCTTGCAGCATACGGACTCTACTATGAAGTCTTTCTCAAGTATCTGGCAGAGAGTCCTGGCCTCATCTCCCAGACCCAGGCAGAAAGCGACCCCGAGTTTGCGGTATCCCATTTCCTTCGCAAAAAGGATGAGCTCTTCAAGCCTTGTTTTCTGCATGTAGAAGTTAGCCTCTATCTTTGAGGCTGCTTTCATCATATCAAGATCTTCTGCAACATATTCAGGCTGCACTTCCCTTGGAGTACAATCCTTTCCCTCCCTGCATCTTCTTGTATCACAGGATGCGCATTTCATCGTCTGTCCACCTTTTATAGTATTAATATGCCTTTTTTATTATGAGGTTGCATCGAGTTCTGCTTTCACAGTTCTCCAGATGCTTTTCAGGTTCTCTGAGAACTCATTGTCCGCATATTCAATGACGGTCTTTTTCCCTATCATCGCCCTGTTAGGTATTGTGTCATACGGAAGCTTTCCTGCAACCACAATGCCATTTTCCTCGCATGATATCTCGATCTGCTTTGTGTTTTCTTCATTTATGTTATATTTATTGATGCAGACGATGGCAGGAATTCCGAAATGGTCAGTGACCTTTATTATTCTTTCCAGATCGTGTATGCCTGATACACTTGGTTCAGTGACAATAAGTGCAAGGTCAGCACCGGTAATGGTAGCTATAACAGGACAGCCTGTTCCCGGAGGACCGTCGTAGATAACAAGGTCGGAACCATTTTCCCCTGCGAGCGACATTGCATGTTCTTTTACTGAAGTAACAAGTTTACCGCTTGCTTCTTGTCCGATAAACAGTTCTGCATGTACCATCGGGCCATACCTTGTATTTGAACTGAAGACCGTTCCTGAGGGGTTGTCTACCATTGTAATGGCATTCTCAGGGCATACATATTCGCAGACCCCGCAACCTTCGCATTTGCAGCTGTTTATGGAATGGTCCGGGAAGATCGCATTAAAATTGCAATTCTCGATACACAGGTTGCAGCCGGAACATTTCTCATCATCTATATTTGCGACGTCCATTCCGTGGAAATCGAAGGTTTCAATGACCTTTGGTTCAAGTAGAAGATGCATGTTAGGCGCATCCACATCACAGTCTGCTATAATACTGTTCTCTGCAAGTGATGCAATAGCTGCAGTGATGGTTGTCTTGCCGGTCCCGCCTTTACCGCTTATTATGACAAGCTGTTTCATGCTTCTTCCCTCTTGCCGTATCTGTCTTTTATAGAATTATGGAGCTGCATGAACTTCTCTTTCCACTCTTCCATCTCCTCAACGAATGGAATTCCCTCTGAGTAAAGTCGTGCTATCCTTGTATCCTGAGGTATTTTCATAAGGACTTCGATGCCTTCGTCAGCACAGTATTTTTCCACACTGTCATCACCGCTTCCACTTCGGTTGATAAGTATTCCGTGTGGTATCTTGAGGATTCTGGCTACTTCTACCGCCAGTTTCAGGTCATGTAATCCAAAGGGAGTGGGCTCAGTAACAAGGATACAGTAATCGACATCTTCGAGGGTGGTCAGTACAGGGCATGCGGTTCCGGGCGGTGCATCAATAATAGTTGTCCTGGTCGGATCGATGTATTTTTTCACCTCTCCGATCACAGGTGATGCCATGGTCTGGCCGATATCCAGCAGTCCTTCGTATAGTTCCGGACCGTTTTGGTCTTTGGTTGTTGATTTCCTTATTATGCCTGTAACGATCTCGCATTCTTGAATTGCCCCTTCGGGGCATACCATCATGCATCCGCCACAACTGTGGCATAGTGCAGGAAATGTCATGATCTTGTTCGGAAGAGTTGCAATCGCATTGAAACGGCAGAATTCAGAACATTTTTTACAATATGTGCAGTTCTCTTCCAGGATTTCAGGGATGATCGATGTTACCTCTGTGATCGGCTCCATTTCCCTTTTGAGGAACAGGTTGCAGTTAGGTTCTTCAACATCACAGTCCATGAGTTGTGCATTCTGAAGTGAAAGGGCAAGGTTCACCGCTACAGTGGTCTTGCCTGTTCCACCTTTTCCGCTTGCTATTGCGATCTTCATGATATCATTCAGTGCTGGTGATTATGGTCGTGGTCGTGTCCCTGGCAGACATTCTCACTGTTCGGACTTGCAAGGTTTCCTTCTTTCCATTCTGAAATAGCTGCTTCTACTGTTCCCTGAGCTCCAACGAAAACCTCTATCCCGAATTCTGAGAACATGTTGACAGCTTTTGTTCCAAGTCCCCCGCAGAGCATTATATCGACGCCTGCATTTGATAGCAGTTCAGGTGGCAATCCCACGCCGCCGTTGTGCTGGCTTGTGTTCTCTACGATCTGGACATCATCTGTTTCGGTGTCAAGTACTGTATATACCGGGACCATTCCAAAGTGCTGTCCGACAAGGTCTTCTAATCCACCACTTTTTGCAGAAGGTATGCATACTTTCATCTTTTTAACCTCTTATAATTTTTAAATTTGGTTTATTATGCTCATATATGAGGAAGTATATAAAGATGATGGGTTAGCTTGATATATTTAATCTCTTTTGTGCATTTTAATCTTCAAATTTCTAAACCTTTGTATAAGTCCCTGTGGGTTGTTCCTTACTCAGAATAAGTTGTTCTGGAATGCGATGAAGGTAACAGGTTATAATTAATGCCAATAGAGTATATGCTCGGGAAAACTCGCTTAAAGGCAGAACAGAATTTAAAAATGAATTTAATTTGAATTTTAAGTAATTAAAAAAAAGAAAGGAAAAAAGAATTGGACTTAGTAAGTCCAGCTCTTTGCGACCTCGATCATTGCCTGGAGGTTCTCGGTTGGGGTCTGGCTTACTGTACCGCAGCCAGGTGCGAGAAGTCCCTTGCCATCGAGCTCTTTGAGTACTCTCTCAGATTCTGTCTTGACGAACTCTGCGCTCTGGTTCCAGAGGCAGTTGACTGGGTCAAGGTTACCGACGATGAGTGCTTTCTCGACCTTTGTGACTGCTGTTGCTGCGTTAACGTTCTGGTCGACACTGATTGCGTCTACACCGCAGGTCTCCATGATTGCAAGACCTTCTGTTGTGTCACCACAGATGTGGAGTACGGATGGTACGCCCTTCTCGTGAAGTGCGTCAATGAGCTTCTGGTGGAATGGTACTACGAACATCTTGTAGAAGTCTCCGCCAATAAGCTGGTAGCTTGCTGTTGGGTCAATGATTGAGAATACGCTTGCGCCTGCTTCTACCTGTGCGAGTGCGTACTTGATGGAGAAGTCTGTTGCGAATTCCATTACTTCAAGACCGTATTCCTGCTTTGTCATGATGTCCATGAACCAGGAGTCTCCGGTGAGGTGCTGTGCGAGTGAGAAAGGACCGATCATACTTCCGATGATTGGGACTTCATCTTCATACTTCTCTTTGAGGATCTTGATTGCTTCGAGGACGATGGAAGTTCTCTTTGCTGGGTCTGCAACATCGAATCCTTCGAACTGCTTGAGGTCGTCAAGGCTTTTTACAACGTGGCTGATGACGGATGGCTGCTGTACCTTTGTACCGTCCTTGATGCCACAGCCGAAGAACTCTGCTTCTGCGGTGATGTCGAATGGGACACGGATTGCTTCGAAACCGACAACTGTGTGACCTGCTTCTGCGAGTGCAGCAAGCTTTGCAGCATCGTAGTTTGCTTCTGGCCAGAATACGTCGATTGCTTCCATCTGGTCTACTGTTCCGGTCTGTGTGACACAGACAGCTGGCATCCTGTCAACTTTCTCTCCCTGTAATACGCGGACTAATCTTTCCTTCTGTGTGTATTCGGACATTTACATTCTCCTTTATACTAAATCCTTTATAATCACTAAAAAGGTAGTTACGCTATGTATTTGCAATATATATACCTTTTTGTTTGAAAAAAATCAAATGCAATAGTCGCATTAGGCAAGTATTTTGGATTTATTTTAGTACTTTATGATATGTTTTGACAGGCATTTTTTCCTGCCAATACATAACTCCTATTTTTGTATAGAATTTAAAAAATTGAATAGAGCATTGCTGCAACACCAATTACCAGTGGTTCCATGACAAGGTCAATATCGTATTTCTCCACAAGGTCGTCCGGCAGGGCGCACGGGATGCCCGGGGTTGATACCAGACATCTTTCTGCGATCATTCCTTCTGATATCGTGTTTGCATTTGGGGTTGCCTCAAATACCATGGAGAACTTCCTTGGTTTTTCAATGTCAAAGGCGTTGACGCCCAGCTCTTCGATAGCTTTGTTCATGAACTCGGTGTTCGGGTCGCATGCATACACATTGAATCCCTTTTTCACAAGGTGTGATGCGCCTGCGTATCCCACACGTCCAAGACCGATGACCAGAACGTCCTTTGAATCAGCGTGCTTGTATCTTGAAGCTATCTCTGAGTAGATCACGCCGGTGCATATATGGTTTGTTGCGATCTTACCATTGCTTAAGTTGTGTGCAATAAAGATATGATCGTCTGCCATCAGTATGATGTCCGCACCACCTGCAACTGCCTCATAATATCCTGTCATGTCCGGATGTTCGGTGATAAAACCTTCAAGTCCGAAATATTCGGTTATTGCAAGCAGGGATGCTGAGAAGTTACCAATGATACCGTTGCCAGCAGTGATGGGTACAATTCCCACTTTCTGGTTTCCGGGTTTTGTGCCATAGGCTTCCTCACATATCTGTGAGATATCCTCTCCGGTAGCTCCTTTTATAATATCATTGTTCGCGTTAAGCTTGTTCAGCAGGTCTTCCAGATCTTCAGGTGTTAATAATGCCATAGTTATCACTTCTTATAATCCATAATGTTGTCCGATATGTGCAATTCCTCTATTGCGTGCTATTTGTGTTGCATCTTCATCGATGCCCTTTGAGATGAGGGTGAATACAGTGTCCTTGCCTTCACTCCTGAAGATCTCAAGTCCGTCCTCTTCATGGTACATATCATACGTGTCTCCCATTGACAGTACATGTTCTCCCACGGGAACAAGTTCTCCATTCCTCAGCAATAGGTGCTCAAAGATACAGTATCCTTCTTCAGGTGCCCTTTCAATCTCATCAACGCCCTCGTTGAATGCCTTCATGAGCATTTCAACAAGGTTGATACCGCTTGAATGGTACACAGCTGTTGGTGTCTGGCTGGGGAACCTGGCATCGATCTCCAGTACCTTAAGTCCTCTTTTGGAGGCGATGGCCTCTACGTCCATGATACCTTTCAGGTTGAGATTTGCAGCTAATGCGTATGATATCTTCCTGAACTCAGGGTTGTGGTCAATAGGAGTTATCATGTGGCAATCATAGGTATCATCGATGTGCACCTTTGTTTCCTTCACCACTGCAAAATGCTCCCCATCTCCGATGATCTCCAGTGACACGACATCACCTTCCAGGTACTCCTCGATCATCATGGAAGGGTCAAGCCCGTCGAGCTCACTGTCATCGTAGATTATCTTTGTCCCTATGCTGCTGCTCTCGCATGGAGGCTTGACAAAATACGGCGGTTGTGATGGGTTATCGTCCGGGGTTGGTACTCCTATGGAAACAAAGTATTCCTTGGACCTTTTCTTGTCCATGCTGATGTGGTATGCATCAAAATCAAAAAGAACGGGGCATTCCAGCTTACTGCTGATGTCCCGAATAAAATCAAGGGTCCCAAGGTTCTCATTGACCGGAATTATGGCATCTACATCCTTTGAGATGTCGATGAATCTTTCCGGTTCCTGAGTTATGTCAAAACAGTGGAACTCGTCAACAACATTGCGTATAAGGGGCATCCTGTTCCGATCGATCAGGACAACATCCATCCCCGCTTTCCTGGCAAGATAGCTCACTTCGAAGCCCTGAAGCTTGCCTCCTATCAAACATATCGTCGTCATCCTATCGCCCCAACAACTTCTCGAACTCACTTT is part of the Methanococcoides methylutens MM1 genome and harbors:
- a CDS encoding DUF1847 domain-containing protein yields the protein MKCASCDTRRCREGKDCTPREVQPEYVAEDLDMMKAASKIEANFYMQKTRLEELILFAKEMGYRKLGVAFCLGLGDEARTLCQILEKDFIVESVCCKICGVDKEKYGLDKIREGRETTCNPIAQATMLNRVGTDLNIIVGLCMGHDIMFNKYSEAPVTTFIVKDRVLAHNPAGALYSGYYQRNRFGMGNK
- the nudC gene encoding NAD(+) diphosphatase; amino-acid sequence: MNTQYRPSFASEELEFHGNENNTEGKALYFPVHMRKILIDSASRPEEYFEYSPEEKVINGTEVIYIGTINGTPCYCFEMEEELCEEDMQYFDLHELYGVIDEEMLGIASRAVQMADFYRTHQYCGICGGTTEYIPKETGMQCHDCAHIAYPRISPAVIVLIERDEHLLMARSRNFPEGIYGLVAGFVEAGETIEHAAHREIREEVGVSVKDLTYFASQPWPFPSSLMIGFTANFAEGEIDIDPEEIEDAAWFHVKDIPKLPQKKSISRALIDHFLDKHATGK
- the pylD gene encoding 3-methylornithyl-N6-L-lysine dehydrogenase PylD, which encodes MALLTPEDLEDLLNKLNANNDIIKGATGEDISQICEEAYGTKPGNQKVGIVPITAGNGIIGNFSASLLAITEYFGLEGFITEHPDMTGYYEAVAGGADIILMADDHIFIAHNLSNGKIATNHICTGVIYSEIASRYKHADSKDVLVIGLGRVGYAGASHLVKKGFNVYACDPNTEFMNKAIEELGVNAFDIEKPRKFSMVFEATPNANTISEGMIAERCLVSTPGIPCALPDDLVEKYDIDLVMEPLVIGVAAMLYSIF
- a CDS encoding MBL fold metallo-hydrolase, coding for MKVTIVYDNEAKPPFRKGWGFSCYIETEDRKILFDTGWDGCALRHNLSELNIPVENIDILVLSHQHWDHIGGLPVILNTSRNLEVFVPASFSEKLKKEISAHSTLHEVTDRCRICNNVFSTGELGNNPKEQSLMLETAKGIFVITGCAHPGLEAIIGAAASEGEVCGIIGGLHDSREYELLEGLEFIGAGHCTSNIDTIKSMFPDTFVPIEAGYSFEI
- a CDS encoding metal-dependent transcriptional regulator, giving the protein MDNMTGLELSPRKIEYIKYLFEKGDNVRTTEISAHMGVDPSTITKAINELASSGYVNHVPYRGFSLTEKGEEYAHFLLRRHRILSLMLNHYGLTAEESCAEVARFEAYVSKKAINTICDSMGHPTFGVCGRIEHDSCNLKHSHHETHEE
- a CDS encoding rhodanese-like domain-containing protein, with product MIIRQIFTDGIAHSSYLLGGNNTCAVVDPDRDIDVYMDVASEMGWKITHVLETHLHADFISGHMELMERTGAKIVVPASANCIFDSMKVSKGDSFEMEDMVIEVLETPGHTPEHVSYVVTDRSRGEVPVCVFCGDTLFVGDVGRPDLFPGRAEELASKLHDSLHEKLLKLPDHCEVYPAHGAGSLCGRSMAAKRSTTIGYERLYNYALNISDREDFIHSLTENMPKAPDHFSRCSEVNKRGPELLDDLPSLKAIPPADFSKMVEDPDTVVLDIRCYEAFGGRHIPGAYSIDLKSNFATFTGWLLPPDRNILLVSDSPEHASEAAVWLHRVDLDRIIGFLEGGMHAWAMAGLPTEHLCQVSSPELDNMVRDEEEFILVDVRASSEFRSGHIDRAVNIPVEEIRHSYKELDPGAKTLVICGSGHRSSMAASILQQNNFSDVHNVSGGMTGYNAAGFGPDCPLCALPWASSGKGKKDE
- a CDS encoding ATP-binding protein produces the protein MKIAIASGKGGTGKTTVAVNLALSLQNAQLMDCDVEEPNCNLFLKREMEPITEVTSIIPEILEENCTYCKKCSEFCRFNAIATLPNKIMTFPALCHSCGGCMMVCPEGAIQECEIVTGIIRKSTTKDQNGPELYEGLLDIGQTMASPVIGEVKKYIDPTRTTIIDAPPGTACPVLTTLEDVDYCILVTEPTPFGLHDLKLAVEVARILKIPHGILINRSGSGDDSVEKYCADEGIEVLMKIPQDTRIARLYSEGIPFVEEMEEWKEKFMQLHNSIKDRYGKREEA
- a CDS encoding NifB/NifX family molybdenum-iron cluster-binding protein, whose protein sequence is MKVCIPSAKSGGLEDLVGQHFGMVPVYTVLDTETDDVQIVENTSQHNGGVGLPPELLSNAGVDIMLCGGLGTKAVNMFSEFGIEVFVGAQGTVEAAISEWKEGNLASPNSENVCQGHDHDHNHQH
- a CDS encoding NifB/NifX family molybdenum-iron cluster-binding protein, translated to MKIAIPSTEKGGLEDEVELHFGKAATYTIYDSETEEVEVMENTSVHVGGKGLPHELLVKAGVDVVLCSGVGQKIVDLLNKNDIDIFIGADATVQEAIDSWKAGKLYRPKSINVDKDQGLGLTQHSL
- a CDS encoding MgtC/SapB family protein, translated to MLTFDIGLDPVLYDFLTKAILSLLIGILIGIEREHRRKDQEVFAGVRTFAIVCLSGMLAAYVAEVINIAILQIATALIAASCFVLVYRIYTTSGKLGMTSSIALFSTYLLGVLVSTGRFLFAIIIAVLITLLLIEKKPLHSFAQHLSDEEILNAVQFLVVAFILYPLMPEEPVLGVLNLKSAILIVVLVMFIGFISYISLKKFGTDGGITYSGLFGGFISSEATTAALATMAKNRTSLMDALYIGVLMSNISMIISNTLIALIVDPTASTMLMMLPPQLAMLIITIGIVIIRRKKNDIMTEPLEIGSPFALKPAFRFGAIFTILLVVTSISSEFLGDAGVYASALGGLVSSSAVTASVAALAFSGNVSYTVAAQTAVAAGIISTLNKLVLIRISGSKELYCRSRNTLILIAAIGIAALYLWSLYAGTSLF
- the mtbA gene encoding methylcobamide:CoM methyltransferase MtbA yields the protein MSEYTQKERLVRVLQGEKVDRMPAVCVTQTGTVDQMEAIDVFWPEANYDAAKLAALAEAGHTVVGFEAIRVPFDITAEAEFFGCGIKDGTKVQQPSVISHVVKSLDDLKQFEGFDVADPAKRTSIVLEAIKILKEKYEDEVPIIGSMIGPFSLAQHLTGDSWFMDIMTKQEYGLEVMEFATDFSIKYALAQVEAGASVFSIIDPTASYQLIGGDFYKMFVVPFHQKLIDALHEKGVPSVLHICGDTTEGLAIMETCGVDAISVDQNVNAATAVTKVEKALIVGNLDPVNCLWNQSAEFVKTESERVLKELDGKGLLAPGCGTVSQTPTENLQAMIEVAKSWTY
- a CDS encoding ATP-binding protein, giving the protein MKQLVIISGKGGTGKTTITAAIASLAENSIIADCDVDAPNMHLLLEPKVIETFDFHGMDVANIDDEKCSGCNLCIENCNFNAIFPDHSINSCKCEGCGVCEYVCPENAITMVDNPSGTVFSSNTRYGPMVHAELFIGQEASGKLVTSVKEHAMSLAGENGSDLVIYDGPPGTGCPVIATITGADLALIVTEPSVSGIHDLERIIKVTDHFGIPAIVCINKYNINEENTKQIEISCEENGIVVAGKLPYDTIPNRAMIGKKTVIEYADNEFSENLKSIWRTVKAELDATS